A region from the Brassica napus cultivar Da-Ae chromosome C8, Da-Ae, whole genome shotgun sequence genome encodes:
- the LOC106412297 gene encoding uncharacterized protein LOC106412297, with product MQRKSKVKTQKQKQKSKSRCIYINKTSHILLANLTMDRYQHVYVMRHGHRLDNFDPDWAAKAARPWDPPLFKDGMVRAFQTGQRIGSQTGYPIHRIFVSPFLRCIQTASQVVAALSSLPNAMSSINKTKLKVAIEYGLCEMMNSVAIWSVVSPKDGKFVFNISDLESMFPEGMVDHNVDPIYKEVPKWEESPEKCRERYVKVVKTLADKYPTENLILITHGEGLVTTFSTFYKDTTVLEVDYCAYVELRREVSSKDGSVVETGEYEVAQSGIRFSHDPVTIPTPF from the exons ATGCAAAGAAAATCAAAAGTAAAgactcaaaaacaaaaacaaaaatcaaaatctcgttgcatatatataaataagaccTCCCATATCTTACTAGCAAATCTAACAATGGATAGATACCAACACGTCTATGTGATGCGTCACGGACACCGACTCGACAACTTCGACCCAGATTGGGCAGCAAAGGCTGCCAGACCTTGGGATCCTCCTCTCTTTAAAGACGGCATGGTTCGAGCGTTTCAAACCGGTCAAAGGATCGGAAGTCAAACCGGGTATCCCATTCACCGCATCTTCGTCTCTCCTTTCCTCAGATGTATTCAGACAGCTTCCCAGGTGGTGGCAGCTCTCTCCTCCCTCCCCAACGCCATGTCTTCCATTAATAAAACAAAGCTCAAG GTTGCTATTGAATACGGCTTGTGTGAGATGATGAACTCGGTGGCTATATGGTCTGTGGTTTCTCCTAAAGATGGAAAATTTGTCTTCAATATCTCGGATCTTGAATCTATGTTTCCTGAAGGAATGGTGGATCATAATGTGGATCCTATTTATAAAGAG GTACCAAAATGGGAGGAGTCCCCCGAAAAATGCAGAGAAAGATATGTTAAAGTTGTAAAGACTCTTGCCGATAAGTATCCTACAGAGAACTTGATCTTAATCACCCACG GGGAAGGATTGGTAACAACATTTTCGACCTTCTATAAAGATACAACCGTCCTTGAAGTAGACTATTGTGCTTATGTTGAATTAAGAAGAGAGGTCTCAAGTAAAGATGGGTCTGTTGTTGAAACTGGGGAGTATGAGGTTGCTCAATCTGGAATCAGGTTTAGTCATGATCCTGTCACTATCCCAACACCGTTTTAG